A genomic window from Bos javanicus breed banteng chromosome 13, ARS-OSU_banteng_1.0, whole genome shotgun sequence includes:
- the OXT gene encoding oxytocin-neurophysin 1 yields the protein MAGSSLACCLLGLLALTSACYIQNCPLGGKRAVLDLDVRTCLPCGPGGKGRCFGPSICCGDELGCFVGTAEALRCQEENYLPSPCQSGQKPCGSGGRCAAAGICCSPDGCHEDPACDPEAAFSQH from the exons ATGGCAGGTTCCAGCCTCGCCTGCTGCCTGCTCGGCCTCCTGGCGTTGACCTCCGCCTGCTACATTCAGAACTGCCCCCTGGGCGGCAAACGCGCGGTGCTGGACCTCGACGTGCGCACG tgTCTCCCCTGCGGCCCCGGGGGCAAAGGCCGCTGCTTCGGGCCCAGCATCTGCTGCGGGGACGAGCTGGGCTGCTTCGTGGGCACGGCCGAGGCGCTGCGCTGCCAAGAGGAGAACTACCTGCCGTCGCCCTGCCAGTCCGGCCAGAAGCCCTGCGGGAGCGGGGGCCGCTGCGCCGCCGCCGGCATCTGCTGCAGCCCGG ACGGCTGCCACGAGGACCCCGCCTGCGACCCTGAGGCCGCCTTCTCCCAGCACTGA